A genomic region of Ictalurus furcatus strain D&B chromosome 29, Billie_1.0, whole genome shotgun sequence contains the following coding sequences:
- the LOC128604014 gene encoding protein eyes shut homolog, with translation MSYRQQGKIIDYLGCCELQDHCKLCQFSACERNPCAHGATCVPKSPLETVCLCPYGRQGVLCDKDIRITRPRFSGLDEFGYSSYMAYPPISRMSYFYEFRLKLTFSNNSTAVKNNLILFSGQKGQGITGDDFFALGVRSRRIIHKFNLGSGVATIVSDPLNQRIKIHTVHFGRSLRTGWIKVDGQRNKTGLSPGNLAALTTFSPLYMGGYSEHIPEMLPLGTRFNNSFQGKVIGYTASS, from the exons ATGAGTTACCGACAGCAAGGGAAAATTATCGACTATCTTGGCTGCTGTGAGCTGCAGGATCACt GCAAGCTATGTCAGTTCAGTGCCTGTGAACGCAACCCATGTGCCCACGGCGCCACCTGCGTTCCCAAGAGCCCGTTGGAGACAGTGTGTCTGTGCCCATATGGAAGGCAAGGCGTCCTGTGTGACAAGG ACATCAGAATTACTCGACCCAGATTTAGTGGTCTTGATGAGTTTGGATACTCGTCCTACATGGCGTACCCGCCTATTTCCAGAATGAGCTACTTCTATGAGTTCCGGCTGAAACTgacattttccaataacagcaccgCTGTAAAGAATAACCTTATTCTCTTCTCTGGACAGAAAGGACAAG GTATCACTGGAGATGACTTCTTTGCCTTGGGGGTGAGAAGCAGACGAATCATCCATAAGTTCAACCTCGGTTCAGGGGTGGCTACCATCGTTAGTGACCCCTTAAACCAGAGGATCAAAATACACACTGTGCACTTTGGACGATCTCTTAGGACTGGATGGATAAAG GTTGATGGGCAAAGGAACAAGACTGGGTTGAGTCCTGGTAATCTGGCAGCTTTGACCACCTTTAGTCCACTCTACATGGGCGGCTACAGCGAACACATCCCTGAGATGCTTCCTTTAGGCACCAGATTCAATAATAGCTTTCAAGGTAAGGTAATTGGCTATACAGCTTCTTCTTAA